The nucleotide window CGCTCACTCCCACCAAAACGCTGCCAGCTTTGGTGTGACTCCTGCCGTCACAGAGTCCGCGAACGGCCGGGCACCGGTCGTTTGTTCCGTTTATCACAGACGCGCCCGTTCGCACATCGGGCAAGGAGCGGTTAGAGGATGTCGGAACTGTCCGAACCCACGGAAAACGCGTTCGGTTCGTCACCGCCCCCGAGCGCGCTGGAGTCGCCGTCCCTCTTCAGCCCCGGGGCGACGGAAGAGGCGGCCACGGCTTACGAAGTCAAGTTCCTGCTGACCGAGGCCGAGGCGGCGGAAGTCGCCGCCCGCGTTCACGGCCGGCTCGCGCTCGATCCGTACGCGGACCCCGCGATGGGGAACGCGTACCTCACGACGAGCGTTTACACCGACACGCCGAACTTCGACGTGTTCTACCGCACCGACGGGTACGACCGCGACAAGTTCCGCGTCCGCCGGTACGGTGCCGTCGGCCCGGTTTTCGTCGAGCGCAAGACCAAGAACGGCGACAAGGTGCGCAAGCACCGCGCCCGCATCAATCCGGACGACGTGAGCGAACTCGTGGCGAGCGAGCTCAACGG belongs to Gemmata obscuriglobus and includes:
- a CDS encoding polyphosphate polymerase domain-containing protein, which produces MSELSEPTENAFGSSPPPSALESPSLFSPGATEEAATAYEVKFLLTEAEAAEVAARVHGRLALDPYADPAMGNAYLTTSVYTDTPNFDVFYRTDGYDRDKFRVRRYGAVGPVFVERKTKNGDKVRKHRARINPDDVSELVASELNGEWAGEWFHSQLLQLQLKPVCRIAYERVAYLGTADGGTVRLTFDRNVRGVLLSEWKLEPVGAVAPLLDRVVCEFKFRNTMPALFKGIVADLKLTPTPVSKYRTFVRATGLAPVRSENG